GCCTGCGTCATCGAAGGCGAGCCCACTGCCGTCCTTCCACAGGTTCTTGACGAAAGTGATCCAGATGAACCAGCTCCACACACCGAAGGCGAGCAGGAACCAGGAGACCGGGCGGCTGAGCTTCATACGTTCAGTATCGCGAGCCTCCCTTCCGCAGCGCCGCCGGGGTGGGGAGTCCGGGCCGCCACTGACACGGTCCACCTCGGCGGCG
This Streptomyces sp. NBC_01283 DNA region includes the following protein-coding sequences:
- a CDS encoding SCO4848 family membrane protein encodes the protein MKLSRPVSWFLLAFGVWSWFIWITFVKNLWKDGSGLAFDDAGDPTAYFWVHLTLAVASFVLGTVVGTIGLRGVRALRRTS